One Branchiostoma floridae strain S238N-H82 chromosome 1, Bfl_VNyyK, whole genome shotgun sequence genomic region harbors:
- the LOC118423108 gene encoding arrestin domain-containing protein 3-like isoform X1, translating into MGKIKQFTIAFEDGKDVFEAGECVKGHVVVELAEDVKMRGLWLLFHGQSEVEWREHGSDDSSVTYKSVETYFKHEVTLFGTAREQSSQGDAAVLPMGRHVFPFQYQLPAEELPCSFEGEHGYVRYIITATIDRPWKLYRTMKTSFTVLEKEDENSREDFIRTHPPDLCRATTTPGCLCCESGPVELQVQPDRTIYRPGDVIVIRGTVTNNSNVDVTSVEARLVQIATFHGDHETTAVFSRIKTKTKEAKKVVQQVQICGCKRGESLTFSVDKGAALRVPPIPPSALRFCRIIDLEYRLDVVPYLEGAYSYDLKTQIPVKIGPYRRHPHNSAHPPCAAPPAAPGPPVYTIGPAVITQPTSVVPSAPDLDLREYNLVMDGL; encoded by the exons ATGGGGAAAATCAAACAGTTCACGATCGCGTTCGAAGACGGGAAGGACGTGTTCGAGGCCGGGgaatgtgtcaaaggtcacgTAGTCGTCGAGCTGGCAGAGGATGTGAAGATGAGAG GTTTGTGGCTGTTGTTCCACGGTCAGAGCGAGGTGGAGTGGCGGGAGCATGGATCCGATGACAGCTCCGTAACCTACAAGTCTGTAGAGACGTACTTCAAACATGAGGTCACCCTGTTCGGCACAG CGCGGGAACAAAGCTCGCAGGGGGACGCTGCGGTGCTGCCCATGGGTCGCCACGTCTTCCCGTTCCAGTACCAGCTCCCCGCGGAGGAACTGCCGTGCTCGTTCGAGGGGGAACACGGTTACGTTCGCTACATCATCACGGCCACCATCGACAGACCATGGAAGCTCTATCGCACCATGAAGACGTCATTCACGGTTTTGGAAAAAGAGGACGAGAATTCCAGGGAGGATTTCATTAGAACT CACCCCCCCGACCTGTGCCGAGCGACGACCACCCCCGGCTGCCTGTGCTGCGAGTCGGGGCCGGTAGAACTACAGGTCCAGCCGGACCGGACCATCTACCGCCCGGGGGACGTCATCGTCATCAGGGGGACCGTCACCAACAACAGCAACGTTGACGTCACAAGTGTCGAGGCCAGGCTGgtgcag ATCGCAACATTTCATGGAGATCACGAAACGACCGCGGTGTTCTCGAGGATTAAGACCAAGACAAAGGAGGCAAAAAAAGTTGTCCAGCAAGTCCAAATCTGTGGCTGCAAGCGGGGCGAGTCCTTGACGTTTTCTGTGGACAAGGGCGCCGCTCTCCGGGTCCCCCCGATCCCGCCGTCCGCGCTCCGGTTCTGCAGGATCATCGACCTCGAGTATCGACTGGAT GTTGTTCCCTACCTGGAGGGCGCGTATTCCTATGATCTGAAGACTCAGATCCCCGTCAAGATTGGCCCCTATAGGCGCCACCCCCACAACAGCGCCCACCCCCCCTGTGCGGCTCCCCCTGCTGCTCCGGGCCCCCCTGTGTACACCATCGGACCTGCAGTCATCACCCAGCCGACATCCGTGGTCCCCTCTGcacctgaccttgaccttcgtgaGTACAACCTTGTAATGGATGGTCTCTAA
- the LOC118423108 gene encoding arrestin domain-containing protein 3-like isoform X2: MGKLRQFAIEFDEMNDVFEPGEFVKGHVVVDLAEKIKIKGVWLLFHGQSEVEWEHGSTDDDSITYKSVETYFKQELTLFGTAREQSSQGDAAVLPAGRHVFPFHYQLPADGLPCPFEGEHGYVRYIITATIDRPWKLYRTMKTSFTVLEKEDENSREDFISTHPPDLCRATTTPGCLCCESGPVELQVQPDRTIYRPGDVIVIRGTVTNNSNVDVTSVEARLVQIATFHGDHETTAVFSRIKTKTKEAKKVVQQVQICGCKRGESLTFSVDKGAALRVPPIPPSALRFCRIIDLEYRLDVVPYLEGAYSYDLKTQIPVKIGPYRRHPHNSAHPPCAAPPAAPGPPVYTIGPAVITQPTSVVPSAPDLDLREYNLVMDGL; this comes from the exons ATGGGGAAACTCCGACAGTTCGCCATCGAGTTTGATGAGATGAATGACGTGTTCGAGCCCGGGGAATTTGTCAAAGGCCACGTGGTCGTTGACCTGGCAgagaaaataaagataaaag GCGTGTGGTTGCTGTTCCATGGACAGAGCGAGGTGGAGTGGGAACACGGATCGACCGATGACGACTCCATAACCTACAAGTCTGTAGAGACGTACTTCAAACAGGAGCTCACCCTGTTCGGCACAG CGCGGGAACAAAGCTCGCAGGGGGACGCTGCCGTGCTGCCTGCAGGCCGCCACGTCTTCCCGTTCCATTACCAGCTTCCCGCGGACGGTCTGCCGTGCCCGTTCGAGGGGGAACACGGTTACGTTCGCTACATCATCACGGCCACCATCGACAGGCCCTGGAAGCTCTATCGCACCATGAAGACGTCATTCACGGTTTTGGAAAAAGAGGACGAGAATTCCAGGGAGGATTTCATTAGTACT CACCCCCCCGACCTGTGCCGAGCGACGACCACCCCCGGCTGCCTGTGCTGCGAGTCGGGGCCGGTAGAACTACAGGTCCAGCCGGACCGGACCATCTACCGCCCGGGGGACGTCATCGTCATCAGGGGGACCGTCACCAACAACAGCAACGTTGACGTCACAAGTGTCGAGGCCAGGCTGgtgcag ATCGCAACATTTCATGGAGATCACGAAACGACCGCGGTGTTCTCGAGGATTAAGACCAAGACAAAGGAGGCAAAAAAAGTTGTCCAGCAAGTCCAAATCTGTGGCTGCAAGCGGGGCGAGTCCTTGACGTTTTCTGTGGACAAGGGCGCCGCTCTCCGGGTCCCCCCGATCCCGCCGTCCGCGCTCCGGTTCTGCAGGATCATCGACCTCGAGTATCGACTGGAT GTTGTTCCCTACCTGGAGGGCGCGTATTCCTATGATCTGAAGACTCAGATCCCCGTCAAGATTGGCCCCTATAGGCGCCACCCCCACAACAGCGCCCACCCCCCCTGTGCGGCTCCCCCTGCTGCTCCGGGCCCCCCTGTGTACACCATCGGACCTGCAGTCATCACCCAGCCGACATCCGTGGTCCCCTCTGcacctgaccttgaccttcgtgaGTACAACCTTGTAATGGATGGTCTCTAA